In Hydractinia symbiolongicarpus strain clone_291-10 chromosome 13, HSymV2.1, whole genome shotgun sequence, a single genomic region encodes these proteins:
- the LOC130624030 gene encoding uncharacterized protein LOC130624030, translating to MMTVERIDEKCGTTHNMTTLSIFSAVTSFSMMTISVPLNVLIIICIVRKRRTTFKNLFYKMLLNIALADLLTGILATPTSVNFFIKEAKRVNITFAETIATHISVFLTDGVALITMTLLCIDRMTALMFPIKYHKGIKVRTENIIVILTWPLGILFVIPYFELHFIKELAVFSAVNITVAVSSMIITTVVYKTRFQKTGRTVKPPPSVDSTCKKVEFKINLTASPPNSKRDSTSTLVQFALQNNRRKLTLDESPKVKESYLSLEHVHFPCTADDTDERKRRSSTIQSVLSYLSLRNETRKGSVTDNLSPRMNIQRKATRTFMYMLLVFVAAYLPTCVMMIYMNLCVSCDCIVVHIMRDLSIMSILSSSIFRPTSFILSVRHLRKSVFNLICPTRKRE from the coding sequence ATGATGACCGTGGAACGAATTGACGAAAAATGCGGGACCACTCACAACATGACAACGCTGTCAATATTTTCAGCAGTGACGTCCTTTTCCATGATGACCATATCAGTTCCGTTAAACGTCTTAATTATCATATGTATTGTGCGTAAAAGGCGAacaacatttaaaaacttattttacaAAATGTTACTCAACATCGCTTTGGCTGATTTGCTGACGGGAATCTTAGCTACTCCGACttcagttaatttttttattaaagaagCGAAGAGGGTAAATATCACCTTTGCTGAGACGATAGCGACGCATATTTCTGTCTTTCTTACAGACGGCGTAGCATTAATTACGATGACGTTATTATGTATTGATAGAATGACGGCACTTATGTTTCCTATCAAATATCACAAAGGGATAAAAGTACGTACAGAGAACATTATTGTTATATTGACATGGCCTTTGGGTATTTTGTTCGTCATTCCGTATTTTGAGTTGCATTTTATTAAAGAGTTAGCCGTGTTTTCTGCAGTCAACATCACAGTGGCTGTTTCCTCCATGATTATTACGACAGTCGTCTATAAAACAAGGTTTCAAAAAACAGGACGAACAGTAAAACCGCCGCCATCAGTTGATTCCACGTGCAAAAAAGTCgaatttaaaatcaatttaaCGGCGTCACCTCCGAATTCAAAGCGAGACTCCACAAGCACACTTGTACAGTTTGCGCTTCAGAATAATCGCCGGAAACTGACCCTTGATGAGTCTCCCAAAGTGAAAGAAAGCTATTTGTCACTGGaacatgttcattttccttGTACTGCAGACGATACTGATGAAAGGAAACGAAGGAGTAGTACGATCCAATCAGTATTATCGTATCTATCGCTACGTAACGAGACACGTAAAGGAAGTGTTACAGATAATCTGAGTCCTCGCATGAATATCCAGCGAAAAGCTACTCGAACTTTCATGTACATGTTATTAGTTTTTGTTGCTGCTTACTTGCCAACTTGCGTTATGATGATATATATGAACTTGTGTGTATCGTGTGACTGTATCGTTGTTCATATCATGCGAGATTTATCGATTATGTCGATTTTGTCGAGCTCCATATTTCGACCGACAAGTTTTATACTCAGCGTACGACATTTAAGAAAGTCGGTATTTAATTTGATCTGTCCAACCAGGAAACGAGAATGA
- the LOC130624032 gene encoding uncharacterized protein LOC130624032, which yields MTRTIKQIDEKCGTKNNMTALSTFSAVTSMTISIMAVPLNLIIIICIMKARKTKFKNLFYKLLLNIAFADLFTGFIASPASVNFHIKEAFFNEDVNYADALVLHLSVFITDAVALITMTLLCVDRMTALIFPIKYHKGIKGRTENIIVIMTWPLGVIFVIPYFKLHFIKELAVFSAVNVTVAVSSMIITTVVYKTRFQLKPKNKPNHSSSVVSTNQVELSVDSDVKSTPTEKRHSKVGFASTIVANKNEGLVNNSSSNADFSTEMTEEITSNERKPRSSTVQSVLCYLRIRPDARKSSITDNLSPRMTIQRKATRTFFYMLLVFVITYLPTCIMMAYMNLCVTCDCGVIHAMRDLSIISILSSSVFRPTSFILSLKHLRASVYEFICSRK from the coding sequence ATGACACGTACAATAAAACAGATCGATGAAAAATGTGGCACAAAAAACAATATGACAGCCTTGTCAACCTTTTCAGCCGTCACGTCCATGACAATCTCAATAATGGCCGTACCGTTGAATCTGATTATCATAATTTGCATAATGAAAGCAAggaaaacaaagtttaaaaatttgttttataagtTACTCCTAAATATTGCTTTCGCTGATTTATTTACTGGCTTTATAGCGTCACCAGCATCCGTCAATTTTCACATCAAAGAAGCATTTTTTAATGAAGACGTCAATTATGCCGACGCACTTGTTTTACACTTATCAGTTTTTATCACGGACGCCGTAGCATTAATTACGATGACGTTATTATGTGTTGATAGAATGACAGCGCTTATATTTCCTATTAAATATCATAAAGGGATAAAAGGGCGTACAGAGAACATTATTGTTATTATGACGTGGCCGTTGGGCGTAATATTCGTTATTCCGTATTTTAAGCTGCATTTTATTAAAGAGTTAGCCGTGTTTTCTGCAGTCAACGTCACAGTAGCAGTTTCCTCCATGATTATTACGACAGTCGTCTATAAAACAAGGTTTCAATTGAAACCAAAAAACAAACCAAATCATTCATCGTCTGTTGTATCAACAAATCAAGTTGAACTTTCTGTTGATTCTGACGTCAAATCGACTCCGACAGAAAAACGACATTCAAAAGTCGGATTTGCGAGCACGATTGTCGCAAACAAAAATGAAGGACTTGTTAATAATAGTTCTTCAAACGCGGACTTTTCTACCGAGATGACAGAAGAAATAACATCAAATGAACGTAAGCCAAGAAGTAGCACGGTTCAATCTGTTTTATGTTACTTACGTATACGACCCGACGCTAGAAAAAGTAGTATTACTGACAACTTAAGTCCTCGCATGACAATACAACGTAAAGCTACAAGAACATTTTTCTATATGTTGCTCGTTTTTGTGATCACGTACTTGCCGACATGTATTATGATGGCCTACATGAACTTATGTGTGACGTGCGATTGTGGAGTCATTCACGCTATGCGAGATTTATCGATCATATCGATACTATCGAGCTCTGTGTTTCGACCAACGAGTTTTATTTTAAGCTTAAAACATTTAAGAGCATCAGTTTACGAGTTCATATGTTCAAGAAAATAA